One Mastacembelus armatus chromosome 10, fMasArm1.2, whole genome shotgun sequence DNA window includes the following coding sequences:
- the her1 gene encoding hairy-related 1 isoform X1 has protein sequence MMKCLSLMFHFQRLQNPKIEKAEILDLTVEYLQKLTDKKNFSNDSTNSQVKTLDVVANLHRPESSAYPLFTIESAGFQQCMAQLSSYMHKISPAQRTSLIEGLKHHIETQQLKADFKLNMTGPDTPDAASVDTICTSERKDDSSKLLFPSSSPFQPHSCSTPCHDYLSSPPSPWYSPSFSTYALSSSFPSFASHFSFPPSLSPPSSNTSFSFSPTLSHAGQSSFYFPPLTTLRSPSHPVLRDGSPPNSSSAMWRPWI, from the exons atgatgaaatgtcTTTCTCTCATGTTTCACTTCCAGAGGCTGCAGAATCCCAAAATAGAGAAAGCAGAGATTTTGGACTTGACTGTGGAATATCTTCAGAAGTTGACTGATAAGAAAAACTTCAGTAATG ACTCCACTAACAGTCAGGTGAAGACACTTGATGTAGTGGCAAACCTTCATCGCCCAGAGTCCAGTGCTTATCCCCTCTTCACCATTGAGAGTGCAGGCTTTCAGCAGTGTATGGCCCAGCTGAGCAGTTACATGCACAAAATATCCCCAGCACAGAGAACAAGCCTGATTGAGGGACTGAAACATCACATAGAGACCCAGCAGCTAAAAGCAGACTTCAAGCTGAACATGACTGGACCTGACACGCCAGATGCGGCATCTGTGGATACAATTTGCACATCTGAGAGAAAAGATGACTCCTCCAAGTTGCTGTTTCCATCTTCTTCTCCATTTCAGCCTCACTCTTGCTCCACACCGTGCCATGActacctctcctctcctccttctccgtGGTACTCCCCTTCCTTCTCGACATAtgctctctcttcttctttcccgTCATTTGCCTCTCACTTCTCCTTTCCCCCCAGCCTGTCACCTCCATCTTCCAACACCTCCTTCAGTTTCTCACCCACACTTTCTCATGCTGGGCAGTCCTCCTTCTACTTCCCTCCACTCACCACACTTAGGTCCCCTTCACACCCTGTACTGAGAGATGGGTCACCACCAAACTCTTCTTCAGCCATGTGGAGACCTTGGATTTGA
- the pfdn6 gene encoding prefoldin subunit 6 produces the protein MAEAIQKKLKVELEKYTQMQKDVSKSMSARQKLETQLTENNIVKEELDLLGSTNTVYKLIGPVLVKQDLDEAKATVAKRLEYINGEIQRYETLLKDLEKKSEQHREVLSSLQQEFQRAQGLAVGKV, from the exons ATGGCTGAGGCCATTCAAAAGAAACTAAAAGTAGAATtagaaaaatatacacagatgCAGAAAG ATGTTAGCAAGAGCATGTCAGCCAGACAGAAGCTGGAAACGCAGCTGACAGAGAACAACATCGTCAAAGAG gagcTGGATTTACTgggcagcacaaacacagtttaTAAGCTTATTGGCCCAGTATTAGTGAAGCAAGATCTGGACGAGGCTAAAGCCACAGTGGCAAAAAGGCTGGAGTATATTAACGGAGAAAT tCAAAGATATGAAACACTCCTCAAAGACTTGGAGAAGAAATCCGAACAACATCGAGAAGTCTTGTCGAGTTTACAGCAGGAGTTTCAAAGAGCTCAGGGACTCGCTGTTGGCAAAGTCTGA
- the her5 gene encoding hairy-related 5: MKSLSSPESSRQRAVRRVSKPQMEKRRRERINHSLEALRLLMLENTHNEKLKNPKVEKAEILESVVQFLKTEKEAEGGRQAAKRVFPREHGPNCAHQRNYHEGMRSCLLRVSQFIASKSQEVEKTAGDSVQASPALPEPQTYPSSPRHVHSALMSAGNPAALSPQHVPPNHGITHPYLSQRTELHCDTRKLLSSTHITDPVWRPWPQ, from the exons ATGAAGTCTTTATCTTCaccagagagcagcagacagaggGCTGTGAGGAGG GTGTCGAAACCGCAAATGGAGAAACGCAGACGGGAGCGGATCAACCACAGTCTGGAGGCATTACGACTCCTGATgctggagaacacacacaatgag AAACTGAAGAATCCAAAGGTGGAGAAGGCGGAGATTCTAGAGAGTGTGGTCCAGTTCCTGAAGACGGAGAAGGAAGCGGAGGGAGGTCGCCAGGCCGCGAAGAGAGTCTTCCCCAGGGAGCACGGACCGAACTGTGCCCATCAGCGCAACTACCATGAAGGTATGAGGTCCTGCCTGCTGCGGGTCAGCCAGTTCATAGCCAGCAAGAGCCAGGAGGTCGAGAAAACCGCTGGGGATTCGGTCCAGGCTTCTCCTGCGCTTCCAGAGCCGCAGACGTACCCTTCATCTCCCAGGCACGTCCACAGTGCACTGATGTCCGCTGGAAACCCGGCTGCACTGTCTCCTCAGCATGTGCCCCCGAACCACGGGATCACTCATCCGTACCTCAGCCAGAGGACTGAGCTCCACTGTGACACCAGAAAGCTGCTCTCCTCCACGCACATCACTGATCCCGTGTGGAGGCCCTGGCCCCAGTAG
- the mmgt1 gene encoding ER membrane protein complex subunit 5 produces MASSFWKGVVGVGLFALAHAAFSAAQHRSYMRLTEKENETLPIDIVLQTLLSFVITCYGIVHIAGEFKDMDASSELKNKTFDTLRNHPSFYLFNHRGRVLFRSPEEEPSSARNQQALPNPIRLRKLDHLH; encoded by the exons ATGGCTTCGTCGTTCTGGAAAGGGGTTGTTGGTGTCGGACTTTTTGCGTTAGCTCATGCAGCTTTCTCAGCGGCACAGC ATCGGTCATACATGCGACTCACAGAGAAGGAGAACGAGACGCTACCAATTGAC ATTGTATTGCAGACTTTATTATCGTTTGTGATCACCTGTTATGGTATTGTGCACATCGCTGGAGAGTTCAAAGACATGGATGCTTCTTCAGAGCTGAAAAACAA aacaTTTGATACGCTGAGGAACCACCCATCCTTTTACCTTTTCAATCACCGGGGCCGGGTGCTATTCCGCTCACCGGAGGAGGAACCGTCCTCTGCACGCAACCAGCAGGCTCTTCCTAACCCCATAAGGCTACGCAAGCTGGATCACTTGCACTGA
- the her1 gene encoding hairy-related 1 isoform X2, whose protein sequence is MLDYTSDPRLQNPKIEKAEILDLTVEYLQKLTDKKNFSNDSTNSQVKTLDVVANLHRPESSAYPLFTIESAGFQQCMAQLSSYMHKISPAQRTSLIEGLKHHIETQQLKADFKLNMTGPDTPDAASVDTICTSERKDDSSKLLFPSSSPFQPHSCSTPCHDYLSSPPSPWYSPSFSTYALSSSFPSFASHFSFPPSLSPPSSNTSFSFSPTLSHAGQSSFYFPPLTTLRSPSHPVLRDGSPPNSSSAMWRPWI, encoded by the exons ATGTTGGATTACACTTCTGATCCA AGGCTGCAGAATCCCAAAATAGAGAAAGCAGAGATTTTGGACTTGACTGTGGAATATCTTCAGAAGTTGACTGATAAGAAAAACTTCAGTAATG ACTCCACTAACAGTCAGGTGAAGACACTTGATGTAGTGGCAAACCTTCATCGCCCAGAGTCCAGTGCTTATCCCCTCTTCACCATTGAGAGTGCAGGCTTTCAGCAGTGTATGGCCCAGCTGAGCAGTTACATGCACAAAATATCCCCAGCACAGAGAACAAGCCTGATTGAGGGACTGAAACATCACATAGAGACCCAGCAGCTAAAAGCAGACTTCAAGCTGAACATGACTGGACCTGACACGCCAGATGCGGCATCTGTGGATACAATTTGCACATCTGAGAGAAAAGATGACTCCTCCAAGTTGCTGTTTCCATCTTCTTCTCCATTTCAGCCTCACTCTTGCTCCACACCGTGCCATGActacctctcctctcctccttctccgtGGTACTCCCCTTCCTTCTCGACATAtgctctctcttcttctttcccgTCATTTGCCTCTCACTTCTCCTTTCCCCCCAGCCTGTCACCTCCATCTTCCAACACCTCCTTCAGTTTCTCACCCACACTTTCTCATGCTGGGCAGTCCTCCTTCTACTTCCCTCCACTCACCACACTTAGGTCCCCTTCACACCCTGTACTGAGAGATGGGTCACCACCAAACTCTTCTTCAGCCATGTGGAGACCTTGGATTTGA